In Variovorax paradoxus, a single genomic region encodes these proteins:
- a CDS encoding amino acid ABC transporter permease, which produces MRTFGFPEFLFILEAAKWTLALSAIAFVGGAILGLAIALMRTSESTWARGISTTFIQIFQGTPLLLQLFLVFFGAPVLGLDINPWVAAGVALILNSAAFLGEIWRGCIEAIPRGQWEAAEALSLKYTSRMRDVVLPQAFKIALAPTVGYVVQIIKGTSLAAIIGFVEVTRAGQIVNNATFQPLIVFSVVAAIYFVICWPLSLLAARMERKRARALAR; this is translated from the coding sequence ATGCGTACCTTCGGTTTTCCCGAATTCCTTTTCATCCTCGAAGCGGCCAAGTGGACGCTCGCGCTGTCGGCCATCGCCTTCGTGGGCGGCGCGATCCTGGGGTTGGCCATCGCGCTGATGCGCACGTCGGAATCGACGTGGGCGCGCGGCATCTCGACCACCTTCATCCAGATCTTCCAGGGCACGCCGCTGCTGCTGCAGCTGTTCCTGGTGTTCTTCGGCGCGCCGGTGCTGGGGCTGGACATCAACCCGTGGGTGGCGGCCGGCGTGGCACTCATCCTGAACAGCGCCGCCTTCCTCGGCGAGATCTGGCGCGGCTGCATCGAGGCCATTCCGCGTGGCCAGTGGGAAGCGGCCGAGGCGCTGAGCCTCAAGTACACCTCCCGCATGCGCGACGTGGTGCTGCCGCAGGCCTTCAAGATCGCGCTCGCGCCCACCGTGGGCTACGTGGTGCAGATCATCAAGGGCACCTCGCTCGCGGCCATCATCGGCTTCGTCGAGGTGACGCGCGCCGGGCAGATCGTCAACAACGCCACCTTCCAGCCGCTCATCGTGTTCTCGGTGGTGGCTGCCATCTACTTCGTGATCTGCTGGCCGCTCTCTTTGCTGGCCGCGCGCATGGAGCGCAAGCGCGCCCGCGCGCTGGCCCGCTGA
- a CDS encoding amino acid ABC transporter permease, with translation MNYQFQFDAVFAAWPLLLKGTWITIQLSLIATVLGLVVAIFCAWGKTSGPGWLRFIINAYIEVIRNTPFLVQLFFFFFALPAIGLRWSPQTAALVAMVVNLGAYATEIIRAGIESIPKGQIEAGRALNLKPWEIFRFVIIKPALKAIYPALTSQFILLMLSSAVVSVISADDLTSVAANLQSQTFRSFEIYIVVAAIYLALALAFSAMFKLIYKRTLNYPDRR, from the coding sequence ATGAACTACCAGTTTCAATTCGACGCCGTCTTCGCCGCCTGGCCGCTGTTGCTCAAGGGCACGTGGATCACGATCCAGCTCTCGCTCATCGCCACGGTGCTGGGCCTGGTGGTCGCCATCTTCTGCGCCTGGGGCAAGACCTCGGGGCCGGGCTGGCTGCGCTTCATCATCAATGCCTACATCGAGGTGATCCGCAACACGCCGTTCCTCGTGCAGCTGTTCTTTTTCTTCTTCGCGCTGCCGGCCATCGGCCTGCGCTGGTCGCCGCAGACGGCCGCGCTGGTGGCCATGGTGGTGAACCTGGGCGCCTACGCCACGGAAATCATCCGCGCGGGCATCGAGTCGATTCCCAAGGGCCAGATCGAGGCGGGCCGCGCGCTGAACCTCAAGCCCTGGGAGATCTTCCGCTTCGTGATCATCAAGCCGGCGCTCAAGGCCATCTACCCGGCGCTCACCAGCCAGTTCATTTTGCTGATGCTGAGTTCGGCCGTGGTGTCGGTCATCTCGGCCGACGACCTGACCTCGGTGGCCGCCAACCTGCAGTCGCAGACCTTCCGCAGCTTCGAGATCTACATCGTGGTTGCCGCCATCTACCTTGCGCTGGCGCTCGCCTTCTCGGCGATGTTCAAGCTGATCTACAAGCGCACGCTCAACTATCCGGACCGCCGGTAA
- a CDS encoding LysR family transcriptional regulator has product MAINTFKAVATFAKAVELGSIRQAALAQSVTPQAASQAIAQLEQHLGVRLLHRTTRSLSLTEEGQRFLENTQPALAALDRALDLVREARDEVSGALRIVGPKTGFPALLMPVLDEFCQAYPGIQPDIQLDDRLGDWVQDRVDVGFRIGTGLNEGVIGRTLFPVQMIVCAAPAYLARHGTPATIADLASHQCSVYRHPTTGRVSPWYLMVDNEVEQRPMSPALSTNDAEMELQAVLAGRVIGQLANFSAAAHIRAGRLVPLLVPHISSHIGFHIYYGSRASQPRRVRAFVDLAVKRLRGSSDVVLSAAELAAASRR; this is encoded by the coding sequence ATGGCCATCAATACCTTCAAGGCCGTCGCCACTTTTGCCAAGGCGGTCGAACTCGGCAGCATCAGGCAGGCCGCCCTGGCCCAGAGCGTCACCCCGCAAGCGGCCAGCCAGGCGATTGCGCAGCTGGAACAGCATCTGGGCGTGCGGCTCCTGCACCGCACGACACGCAGCCTGTCATTGACCGAGGAAGGCCAGCGTTTCCTGGAGAACACGCAACCGGCGCTGGCCGCGTTGGATCGCGCGCTCGACCTTGTGCGCGAAGCGAGAGACGAAGTCTCGGGAGCGCTGCGCATCGTGGGACCGAAGACCGGGTTTCCTGCCTTGCTGATGCCGGTGCTCGACGAGTTCTGCCAGGCCTATCCGGGCATTCAGCCCGACATCCAGCTGGACGACAGGCTGGGCGATTGGGTGCAGGACAGGGTCGACGTCGGGTTTCGCATCGGCACCGGGCTGAACGAGGGCGTGATCGGCCGCACTCTTTTCCCGGTGCAGATGATCGTCTGCGCCGCGCCGGCCTACCTGGCCCGGCACGGAACGCCGGCCACGATCGCGGACCTCGCATCGCACCAGTGCAGCGTGTACCGGCATCCGACCACGGGGCGCGTTTCACCGTGGTACCTCATGGTCGACAACGAAGTGGAGCAGCGCCCGATGTCTCCGGCGCTCTCGACCAACGATGCGGAAATGGAGCTTCAGGCCGTCCTGGCGGGCCGCGTCATCGGGCAACTGGCCAACTTTTCCGCCGCCGCCCACATTCGCGCCGGACGGCTCGTGCCCTTGCTGGTTCCGCACATCAGCTCGCACATCGGCTTCCACATCTACTACGGCAGCCGGGCCTCGCAACCCCGGCGGGTGCGGGCCTTCGTCGATCTCGCGGTCAAGCGCTTGCGCGGCAGTTCCGATGTGGTTCTGTCCGCCGCGGAGCTTGCCGCGGCCAGCCGCCGCTGA
- a CDS encoding (R)-mandelonitrile lyase gives MRPLALAALTTLMMADATGAAEPESMVSHAASRAVQSAPAQNFTGSARVDMLFTPGGPDRAAGGSVSFAPGARTNWHTHPLGQTLIVTAGVGRVQRAGGPVEEIRPGDVVRIPANTRHWHGAAPDSAMTHIAIQEAQDGKTVDWQEAVTDEAYGALPAGQAARTTLQTAQPPQPSRAQRLMGDVAPKLAQLTDDVLFGDVWARSELSPRDRSLVTISALIALNRPDQLRSHMALGMQNGLTETEIVETLTHLAFYTGWPNAVAAVGVAREVFKTKPR, from the coding sequence ATGAGGCCACTCGCCCTCGCCGCCTTGACCACGCTGATGATGGCCGACGCCACCGGCGCGGCCGAACCCGAATCGATGGTCTCGCACGCCGCCTCCCGCGCGGTGCAGTCCGCGCCTGCGCAGAACTTCACCGGAAGCGCCAGGGTCGACATGCTGTTCACGCCCGGCGGCCCCGATCGTGCGGCTGGCGGCTCGGTGAGCTTCGCTCCCGGCGCGCGCACGAACTGGCACACCCATCCCCTGGGACAGACGCTCATCGTGACGGCTGGCGTCGGCCGCGTGCAGCGGGCGGGTGGTCCCGTCGAAGAAATCAGGCCCGGAGATGTCGTGCGCATTCCCGCCAACACCCGTCACTGGCACGGCGCTGCGCCCGATTCCGCAATGACCCACATCGCGATCCAGGAGGCGCAGGACGGCAAGACGGTCGATTGGCAGGAAGCCGTCACCGACGAGGCATACGGCGCGCTCCCGGCCGGGCAAGCGGCACGGACCACTCTGCAGACTGCGCAACCGCCTCAACCATCGAGGGCCCAGCGCCTGATGGGCGATGTCGCGCCCAAGCTCGCGCAGCTGACCGATGACGTGCTGTTCGGCGACGTATGGGCGCGGTCGGAGCTGTCGCCGCGGGACCGCAGCCTGGTCACGATCAGCGCCCTCATTGCGCTGAACCGACCGGACCAGCTGCGCTCGCACATGGCGCTTGGCATGCAGAACGGGCTCACGGAGACCGAGATCGTCGAGACGCTGACCCACCTGGCCTTCTACACAGGCTGGCCGAACGCCGTGGCCGCGGTCGGCGTGGCGCGCGAGGTCTTCAAGACGAAGCCCCGCTGA
- a CDS encoding alpha/beta hydrolase, which produces MNIKTLGLTCVAGAVGLISSVAVAADYKKNPFTLAYDGAITENAKGAVNITPVKYKLDGLDIVANVYTPANYSPARKYPAIVVAHPNGGVKEQVAGLYAQRLADQGYIAIAADAAYQGGSGGQPRYVDKPANRVEDIHGMADFLSQYAGVDAARIGLLGICGGGGYSLKAAQSDKRFKSVATLSMFNSGRVRRNGYMDSQLDTVQERLRQASDARARQAAGGEAAYANTAKLTDEQIAKLPFALYRQGMAYYGKTHFHPNSSGAFTTSSLLDLMSWDATDNIDLIDQPLLMMAGSNADSLYMSQGAMAKATGTKDKELFLIDGATHIETYWKPEYVNQAVAKLKDFFGRTLVASAG; this is translated from the coding sequence ATGAACATCAAGACCCTGGGCCTCACCTGCGTCGCCGGTGCCGTCGGCCTCATTTCCAGCGTGGCCGTGGCCGCCGACTACAAGAAGAACCCTTTCACCCTGGCCTATGACGGCGCCATCACCGAGAACGCCAAAGGCGCGGTGAACATCACGCCAGTCAAATACAAGCTCGACGGACTGGACATCGTCGCCAACGTCTACACGCCGGCCAACTATTCGCCGGCCCGGAAGTACCCCGCCATCGTGGTCGCCCACCCGAACGGCGGAGTGAAGGAGCAGGTCGCCGGGCTGTACGCGCAGCGGCTTGCCGACCAGGGCTATATCGCCATCGCCGCCGACGCGGCATACCAGGGCGGCAGCGGCGGACAGCCGCGCTATGTGGACAAGCCGGCCAATCGCGTGGAAGACATTCACGGCATGGCCGACTTCCTGTCGCAGTACGCCGGCGTCGATGCCGCGCGCATCGGCCTCCTGGGAATATGCGGCGGTGGCGGCTATTCGCTGAAGGCCGCGCAGTCGGACAAGCGTTTCAAGTCCGTCGCCACGCTGAGCATGTTCAATTCGGGCAGGGTCCGCCGCAACGGCTACATGGACTCCCAGCTCGATACCGTTCAGGAACGCCTGCGCCAGGCGTCCGATGCCCGCGCCAGACAAGCAGCTGGCGGCGAAGCGGCTTATGCCAACACCGCAAAGCTCACCGACGAACAGATCGCCAAGCTCCCTTTCGCGCTGTATCGGCAAGGCATGGCGTACTACGGCAAGACGCACTTCCACCCGAACTCCTCGGGCGCCTTCACCACCAGCAGCCTGCTGGACCTGATGAGCTGGGATGCGACCGACAACATCGACCTGATCGACCAGCCGCTCCTGATGATGGCCGGCAGCAACGCGGACTCGCTCTACATGTCGCAGGGAGCCATGGCAAAGGCCACCGGCACGAAGGACAAGGAGCTGTTCCTGATCGACGGCGCGACGCACATCGAAACGTACTGGAAGCCCGAGTACGTGAACCAGGCGGTGGCCAAGCTGAAGGACTTCTTCGGCCGTACGCTCGTCGCCAGCGCGGGTTGA
- a CDS encoding cysteine hydrolase family protein gives MKTAALVIDVQRGLCDDPPRPHEAAEVVRRINALTARARAAGVPVAFIQHENAVDLVFDSERWQLVGALDTDSRDAKLRKTTPDSFLRTPLDAWLSEHAVKRVVVCGYSSEFCVDTTVRRAAALGYEVVLAADAHTSHDKPHATGAQIRAHHNATLSDITSFGVPIRAVASSDIAFGD, from the coding sequence ATGAAAACAGCCGCCCTCGTCATCGATGTGCAGCGCGGTCTCTGCGACGACCCGCCGCGTCCCCATGAAGCCGCCGAAGTGGTGCGGCGCATCAACGCGCTCACCGCCAGGGCGCGCGCGGCCGGCGTGCCGGTGGCGTTCATCCAGCACGAGAACGCGGTCGACCTGGTGTTCGACTCCGAGCGCTGGCAGCTCGTCGGCGCGCTGGACACCGACTCGCGCGACGCCAAGCTGCGCAAGACCACGCCCGATTCGTTCCTGCGCACGCCGCTCGACGCATGGCTGTCGGAGCATGCGGTGAAGCGCGTGGTCGTGTGCGGCTATTCGTCGGAGTTCTGCGTCGACACCACCGTGCGCCGCGCCGCCGCGCTGGGCTACGAGGTGGTGCTCGCGGCCGATGCGCACACCTCGCACGACAAGCCGCATGCCACCGGCGCGCAGATCCGCGCGCACCACAACGCCACGCTCTCGGACATCACCAGCTTCGGCGTGCCGATACGCGCGGTGGCCAGTTCGGACATCGCATTCGGCGATTGA
- a CDS encoding esterase/lipase family protein — translation MSSNRYPIIYVRGYAMTEAERDDTAADPFCGFNVGSTVYRATVKKEAPAQKFVFESPVVRLLADFQYQSVYQNGLDILDPDWKPSPDENGNDVDGIPAASFIIYRYYDAGSELLGDGQSRDIKIYAQGLSQLILRVRDLVVLREGPGYSTDDFRCYLVAHSMGGLVVRAFLQNPALGDADARACVDKVFTYATPHNGIDMGGINVPAWLSVAEMNTFNRDKMSDFMATAPVNGRMDYLPASAFPAERFFCMVGTNRGDYETAKGLSRMFAGHGSDGLVRIENASLWSLDDAGNTQPVATAFAYRSHSGFFGIVNSEEAYQNLTRFLFGDVRVDLWFDVDGVTLPPDLPAGADVDALYQVELLAAPRGKRWYLSRRVAEEDSPACRTHKELTDPATADRRAIYLSTVFLANKARVKQDRPTLAYAMTLGVRVPDYQVNNKFWLDGHYEGSSLFRDTLVIELAPPAADDPAQNWNVKYGWQTDTAGQASLPMNPTQLASGKLRFTVPLSSLGAAPAAPGITGKVRLEVSAWS, via the coding sequence ATGAGCAGCAATCGCTACCCCATCATCTACGTGCGCGGCTATGCCATGACCGAGGCCGAGCGCGACGACACCGCCGCCGATCCGTTCTGCGGGTTCAACGTCGGCTCCACCGTCTACCGCGCCACGGTCAAGAAGGAAGCGCCGGCGCAGAAGTTCGTCTTCGAGTCGCCGGTGGTGCGGCTGCTGGCCGACTTCCAGTACCAGAGCGTCTACCAGAACGGCCTGGACATCCTCGACCCCGACTGGAAGCCCTCGCCCGATGAAAACGGCAACGACGTGGACGGCATTCCCGCTGCCTCCTTCATCATCTACCGCTACTACGACGCGGGCTCCGAGCTGCTCGGCGACGGCCAGTCGCGCGACATCAAGATCTATGCGCAGGGCCTGAGCCAGCTCATCCTGCGCGTGCGCGATCTCGTGGTGCTGCGCGAAGGGCCGGGCTACTCGACGGACGATTTCCGCTGCTACCTCGTCGCGCATTCGATGGGCGGGCTGGTGGTGCGCGCCTTCCTGCAGAACCCGGCGCTCGGCGACGCGGACGCGCGTGCCTGCGTCGACAAGGTGTTCACCTACGCCACGCCGCACAACGGCATCGACATGGGCGGCATCAACGTGCCGGCCTGGCTCTCGGTGGCCGAGATGAACACCTTCAACCGCGACAAGATGTCCGACTTCATGGCCACCGCGCCGGTCAACGGCCGCATGGACTACCTGCCGGCCTCGGCCTTTCCGGCCGAGCGCTTCTTCTGCATGGTCGGCACCAACCGCGGCGACTACGAGACCGCCAAGGGCCTGTCGCGCATGTTCGCGGGCCACGGCAGCGATGGGCTGGTGCGCATCGAGAACGCATCGCTCTGGTCGCTCGACGATGCCGGCAACACGCAGCCGGTGGCCACCGCCTTCGCCTACCGCTCGCACTCGGGCTTCTTCGGCATCGTCAACTCCGAGGAGGCCTACCAGAACCTCACGCGCTTCCTGTTCGGCGACGTGCGCGTCGATTTGTGGTTCGACGTCGATGGCGTGACCCTGCCGCCCGACCTGCCCGCTGGCGCCGACGTCGATGCGCTCTACCAGGTCGAGCTGCTGGCCGCGCCGCGCGGCAAGCGCTGGTACCTGAGCCGGCGCGTGGCGGAAGAAGACTCGCCGGCCTGCCGCACCCACAAGGAACTGACCGACCCCGCCACCGCCGACCGCCGCGCCATCTACCTGTCGACCGTGTTCCTGGCCAACAAGGCCCGCGTGAAGCAGGACCGCCCGACGCTGGCCTATGCCATGACCCTGGGCGTGCGCGTGCCCGACTACCAGGTCAACAACAAGTTCTGGCTCGACGGCCACTACGAGGGCAGCTCGCTGTTTCGCGACACGCTGGTGATCGAGCTCGCGCCGCCCGCCGCGGACGACCCCGCGCAGAACTGGAACGTCAAGTACGGCTGGCAGACCGACACGGCGGGGCAGGCCTCGCTGCCGATGAACCCGACGCAGCTGGCCAGCGGCAAGCTGCGCTTCACCGTGCCGCTTTCCAGCCTCGGCGCGGCGCCGGCGGCGCCCGGCATCACCGGGAAAGTACGGCTGGAAGTGAGCGCCTGGAGCTGA